A DNA window from Paenibacillus andongensis contains the following coding sequences:
- a CDS encoding DUF2294 domain-containing protein, with protein sequence MNRMEAEFSNLVKAYRKKHMGKGPERVMTTFCKCWAICEMAGNLSPVEKFIAKTGDGRQMLRTARTEMVKEIYKEHPPVEMEELLGAKFVKLFVDIDIELDEGMSVFVFDQDLEKKFCR encoded by the coding sequence ATGAACCGAATGGAGGCCGAATTTAGTAATCTAGTGAAAGCTTACCGCAAAAAGCATATGGGCAAGGGGCCGGAGCGCGTGATGACGACCTTTTGTAAGTGCTGGGCGATATGCGAAATGGCAGGAAACCTCTCTCCTGTCGAAAAGTTTATAGCGAAAACCGGCGATGGCAGGCAAATGCTCCGCACGGCTCGCACGGAAATGGTGAAAGAGATTTATAAAGAACACCCCCCTGTCGAAATGGAGGAGCTGCTTGGCGCGAAGTTCGTTAAGCTGTTCGTCGATATCGATATTGAGCTGGATGAGGGGATGTCGGTGTTTGTTTTTGATCAGGATTTGGAAAAGAAGTTTTGTAGGTAG
- a CDS encoding DUF72 domain-containing protein translates to MINIGLAGWGDHELGGSKGKLREYGAHFPIVEVDTSFYAIQPQRNYIKWNQDTPECFGFIIKAYQGMTGHLRGENPFAGGMVQMFEVFLQSIRPVQEAGKLKAVLFQYPPWFDCSKANVDVLRDAKERMGNVPVALEFRHQSWFTEEMRDKTLTFMRREGWMHSICDEPQAGIGSVPTVLEATHPEMTMVRFHGRNVGGWVQNNEANWRDVRYLYHYNQQELLEWKTWLLELQQQTREVCVIFNNNSGGHAAGNAKELMGLLGLEYEGLGPRQLDLF, encoded by the coding sequence ATGATCAACATCGGTCTAGCCGGCTGGGGCGACCATGAGTTGGGCGGCAGCAAAGGGAAGCTGCGGGAGTATGGCGCACACTTTCCGATTGTGGAAGTGGATACATCTTTTTACGCGATCCAACCGCAACGTAACTATATAAAATGGAACCAAGACACGCCAGAATGCTTTGGTTTCATTATTAAGGCATACCAAGGAATGACGGGTCATCTGCGGGGAGAGAACCCTTTTGCTGGTGGGATGGTACAAATGTTTGAGGTTTTCCTCCAGTCGATCCGACCTGTTCAAGAAGCGGGGAAGCTTAAAGCTGTTCTGTTTCAGTACCCGCCATGGTTTGATTGCAGTAAGGCGAATGTGGATGTGCTGCGTGATGCTAAGGAGAGGATGGGGAATGTACCAGTTGCACTGGAGTTCCGCCATCAGAGCTGGTTCACGGAGGAAATGCGAGACAAGACGCTTACCTTTATGCGGCGAGAGGGTTGGATGCACAGCATCTGTGATGAGCCGCAGGCTGGGATTGGTTCGGTGCCGACTGTGTTGGAGGCTACACATCCCGAGATGACGATGGTTCGATTCCACGGCCGCAATGTGGGCGGATGGGTGCAAAACAACGAAGCGAACTGGCGCGACGTACGGTACTTATACCATTACAATCAGCAGGAACTGCTGGAGTGGAAAACGTGGCTGCTAGAGCTGCAGCAGCAAACGCGAGAGGTATGCGTGATCTTCAATAACAATTCAGGCGGACATGCCGCAGGAAATGCCAAGGAATTGATGGGGCTGCTCGGTTTAGAATATGAAGGGCTGGGACCACGGCAGTTGGATTTGTTTTAG
- a CDS encoding winged helix DNA-binding domain-containing protein → MSLFNSSDEGCAKMDIAKPDMTGCASPILSQRSLNRALLSRQLLLERSDMPIRAAVEHLVGLQAQAPNPPYVALWTRLQNFRHEELSRLIMDRSIVRIALMRSTIHLVTAEDCLTLRPVLQSVQDRALKGTFGKKLAELDLDALAAAGRALLEAQPLTFGELGKRLQAQWPQSDATALSQAVRCRLPLVQVPPRGIWGASGQAAHTTAEVWLGRPLAQGQDPEAMLLRYLAAFGPASVKDMQVWSGLTRLREVVERLRPSLLSFRDEQGNELFDLPDAPRPDPATPAPPRFLSEFDNMLLSYDDRTRIMRDEDKHLVFSDNGIIRATLIVDGFVRGIWSITQKHKSAILTINLFEPLSQVAQDEVTDEAERLFDLIAPDANTRDIVFQ, encoded by the coding sequence ATGTCATTATTTAATTCTTCAGACGAGGGCTGCGCTAAAATGGACATTGCTAAACCCGACATGACCGGTTGTGCCAGCCCTATCCTTAGTCAGCGCTCCTTAAACCGAGCCCTACTATCTCGGCAATTGCTCCTCGAGCGCTCGGACATGCCCATCCGCGCAGCGGTCGAGCATCTAGTCGGGCTGCAGGCGCAAGCTCCCAACCCACCGTACGTGGCGTTGTGGACTAGACTGCAGAACTTTCGCCATGAGGAGCTGTCTCGGCTCATCATGGACAGAAGCATCGTGCGCATCGCCCTCATGCGCTCGACGATCCACCTCGTCACGGCCGAAGACTGCCTGACGCTGCGCCCCGTCCTGCAGTCCGTGCAGGACCGCGCCTTAAAGGGCACGTTCGGCAAGAAGCTTGCCGAACTGGATCTAGACGCGCTCGCCGCCGCCGGGCGAGCGCTCCTTGAGGCGCAGCCGCTCACCTTCGGTGAGCTCGGCAAGCGCCTCCAAGCCCAGTGGCCGCAGAGCGATGCCACTGCTCTCTCGCAAGCGGTGCGCTGCCGCTTGCCGCTTGTCCAGGTGCCGCCCCGCGGCATCTGGGGCGCCAGCGGGCAGGCCGCCCACACCACAGCGGAGGTTTGGCTCGGCCGCCCGCTGGCACAAGGGCAAGACCCCGAAGCCATGCTGCTGCGCTACCTGGCGGCCTTCGGACCTGCATCCGTCAAGGATATGCAGGTCTGGTCCGGGCTTACTCGGCTGCGCGAGGTGGTCGAGCGGCTGCGCCCAAGCCTGCTCTCCTTCCGCGACGAGCAAGGAAACGAGCTGTTCGACCTGCCGGACGCTCCTCGGCCGGACCCTGCAACCCCAGCTCCGCCGCGTTTCCTGTCGGAGTTCGACAATATGCTCCTGTCCTACGACGATCGCACCCGCATCATGCGTGATGAAGATAAGCATCTAGTGTTTTCGGACAATGGCATCATCCGTGCCACGCTGATTGTCGATGGTTTTGTTCGCGGCATTTGGTCCATTACCCAGAAGCATAAATCGGCTATTTTGACCATCAACTTATTCGAGCCCTTATCCCAAGTTGCTCAAGATGAGGTTACTGATGAAGCGGAACGCCTATTTGATTTGATCGCTCCTGATGCCAATACGCGGGATATTGTCTTTCAATAA
- a CDS encoding LuxR C-terminal-related transcriptional regulator produces MNIPILTTKLYIPLTRSKVVLRPRLIERLNEGLDRKLTLISASAGFGKTTLVSEWVAGCDRPVAWVSLDEGDNDSTRFLTYLVAALQTIAENIGGGVVSALKSPQPPSTESILTILLNEFSALPYKFVLVLDDYHVISAKRIDDALNFLLEHLPPQMHLVIATRENPHLPLGRLRARGHLTELRDTDLRFSPSEADTFLKQVMGLGLSADEVSALETRTEGWITGLQLAALSMQGREDIPAFIRSFAGDNRYIVDYLVEEVLQRQPDHVRSFLLQTSILDRLHGPLCDAVTGHEEGNARLESLERGNFFVVPLDDRRHWYRYHHLFGEVLSAHLRADLPDQVATLHRRASKWYEQHGFSADAIRHALAAEDFTRAADLVELAWPAMLRSRQGAAALGWLKALPDELVRCRPVLSVVYAWALLAGGELEAVEDRLRDAERWLETTADMRERPEAPLAKMVVVDEEEFRRLPGAIAVYRAAHAQVLGDVPAAMKYARRVLDLVPDDDHLPRGAATALLGLVSWASGDLEAAYRMFADGMASVQLSGNISDAIGGAIALADIRITQGRLREAIRTYERGLQLAREQGEPELRGTADIYVGMSELYCEHDDLLAAMQHLLRSKELSERTGFPQNRYRWHVAMARIREAQGDLDCALDLLHEAEHLYLGGFFPNVRPVAALKTRVWLAQGRLGEALDWTREQGLSARDDLCYLREFEHITLARVLLAKYKNDRADRSMLEAKGLLERLLQAAEEGERTGSVIEILVVQALAHHMQGDILAALVPLKRVLTLAEPEGYVRIFVDEGQPMAALLKAAVKQGIAPNYVRHLLTAFGKAEGSRTPAKQVVSEPLSEREREVLRLLRTDLSGPDIARELNVSLNTLRTHTKNIYDKLEVNNRRTAVRRAEELDLF; encoded by the coding sequence ATGAATATTCCAATTTTAACCACCAAACTGTATATCCCCCTGACACGGTCTAAAGTTGTCCTCCGACCGCGTCTGATCGAGCGGCTGAACGAGGGTCTGGACCGTAAGCTGACCCTCATCTCTGCCTCCGCCGGCTTTGGCAAGACTACGTTGGTCAGCGAGTGGGTCGCCGGTTGTGATCGACCTGTCGCATGGGTGTCACTGGACGAAGGGGATAACGACTCTACACGCTTCCTGACTTACCTTGTCGCTGCTCTGCAGACGATTGCGGAGAATATTGGAGGAGGCGTGGTCAGTGCACTCAAATCCCCTCAGCCACCGTCAACCGAATCGATTCTAACGATCCTGCTCAATGAATTCTCAGCCCTCCCGTACAAATTCGTCCTCGTCCTTGACGACTACCATGTTATTAGTGCCAAACGGATCGACGATGCCCTCAACTTCCTACTCGAGCATCTCCCGCCACAGATGCACCTGGTCATCGCCACCCGTGAAAATCCGCACCTTCCCCTGGGTCGGTTACGCGCCCGAGGCCATCTGACCGAGTTGCGTGACACAGACCTGCGTTTTTCTCCCAGCGAAGCGGACACTTTCCTTAAACAGGTGATGGGCCTGGGTCTATCGGCCGATGAAGTGAGTGCGCTGGAGACCCGTACCGAAGGCTGGATTACGGGACTCCAACTGGCGGCACTTTCGATGCAGGGGCGCGAGGACATTCCTGCGTTCATTCGGTCATTCGCTGGAGACAATCGGTACATTGTGGACTATCTGGTCGAAGAGGTCCTGCAGCGTCAGCCCGATCATGTCCGGAGCTTTTTACTACAGACCTCCATTCTCGACCGGTTGCATGGCCCGCTGTGCGATGCCGTCACCGGCCATGAGGAAGGCAACGCGCGGTTGGAGTCCCTGGAACGAGGCAACTTCTTTGTCGTTCCACTGGATGACAGGCGCCACTGGTATCGCTATCATCATCTCTTTGGCGAGGTTCTCTCTGCGCATTTGAGGGCGGATCTGCCCGATCAGGTAGCTACGCTGCATCGTCGGGCGAGCAAATGGTACGAGCAGCATGGCTTCTCGGCCGATGCGATCCGCCACGCGCTGGCCGCCGAGGATTTTACGCGAGCGGCGGACCTGGTCGAGCTGGCATGGCCAGCCATGCTCAGGAGTAGACAGGGGGCTGCGGCGTTGGGCTGGCTGAAGGCGCTCCCCGACGAGCTGGTCCGATGCAGGCCTGTGCTCAGCGTTGTGTATGCCTGGGCTTTACTGGCTGGCGGCGAGTTAGAGGCCGTTGAGGACCGACTGCGCGACGCCGAACGATGGCTGGAGACGACGGCAGACATGCGTGAGCGACCGGAAGCCCCATTGGCTAAGATGGTCGTTGTGGACGAAGAGGAATTTCGCCGTCTTCCGGGTGCGATCGCCGTGTACCGTGCCGCACATGCCCAGGTGCTGGGTGATGTACCCGCCGCCATGAAATACGCCCGGCGAGTGCTCGACCTCGTACCTGATGACGACCATCTCCCGCGCGGAGCGGCAACTGCGCTCCTAGGACTGGTATCCTGGGCGAGTGGGGATCTCGAGGCAGCATATCGGATGTTTGCCGATGGCATGGCTAGTGTGCAGCTGTCCGGGAACATTTCTGACGCAATCGGGGGCGCAATCGCTCTGGCTGATATACGGATTACTCAAGGTCGACTCCGCGAGGCGATACGTACCTATGAGCGGGGATTGCAGCTTGCGAGGGAGCAGGGCGAGCCTGAACTGCGGGGAACGGCAGATATATACGTGGGAATGAGTGAGCTCTACTGTGAGCATGACGATCTGCTTGCCGCCATGCAGCACCTGCTGAGAAGCAAAGAGCTGAGCGAGCGTACTGGATTCCCGCAAAACCGGTATCGCTGGCACGTCGCAATGGCTCGAATACGGGAGGCACAAGGAGATCTGGACTGTGCGCTCGACCTGCTCCACGAGGCAGAGCACCTGTATTTGGGTGGATTTTTCCCAAATGTGCGTCCTGTAGCGGCGTTGAAGACACGTGTGTGGCTCGCGCAGGGTAGGTTGGGTGAAGCCCTCGACTGGACACGGGAGCAAGGCCTGTCCGCTCGGGACGACCTTTGCTATCTGCGCGAATTCGAGCACATCACCCTGGCCAGAGTGCTCTTGGCCAAGTATAAGAACGACCGTGCAGACCGCTCCATGCTTGAGGCAAAGGGACTCCTGGAGCGCCTCCTCCAAGCAGCGGAAGAAGGAGAGAGGACGGGAAGCGTGATCGAAATCCTGGTGGTGCAGGCACTTGCTCACCATATGCAAGGCGATATCCTTGCTGCGCTTGTGCCGCTGAAACGCGTACTGACCCTGGCTGAGCCAGAGGGCTACGTCCGCATCTTTGTGGACGAAGGCCAACCCATGGCGGCCCTGCTAAAAGCGGCCGTGAAACAGGGGATCGCCCCGAACTATGTCCGTCACCTCCTGACAGCCTTTGGCAAGGCTGAGGGCAGCAGAACGCCTGCCAAACAAGTTGTGAGCGAGCCATTGAGCGAACGAGAACGTGAAGTACTTCGGCTGCTCAGAACCGACTTGAGTGGCCCTGACATTGCCCGCGAACTCAATGTGTCCCTGAACACCCTGCGGACCCATACCAAAAACATTTATGACAAGCTTGAGGTGAATAACCGTCGGACAGCAGTCCGCCGGGCTGAGGAACTCGATTTGTTTTAG
- a CDS encoding sensor histidine kinase translates to MLNSFYRKLLFIYISITVVSILAISGTIGYTMKQKTYERSEKLLLEKVEQVGELAKDLFDNSTQLKDFRKQISAIEKTSNVRVAVIKHPRANLDKIQAVGEAPARKEWVDKVLSGNQVTVRSNFAQNSTVNMLIVGRPVMQENRVIGGIFLYTPIINIQDTINGINRAIFLSALTVALLAIAVLYFVSRHFMKPIQLMSKTAEALALGDFSGRVPVRGKDEIASLSGSLNRMAGKLQKVEEGRKRFLSEISHELRTPLTTIRASLQGITDGVVEPEDAKEFIQVSLQETLRLSHLVDDLMELSSFEEKQVKLNLQDVDVPDLIGLVVTQLKMKAKAKQIELSSEAEGPYLVYADADRLRQVFINLLDNAINHIPEGSSAGIRVKVVKNERWIEVWDNGLGIAPEKLPHLFDRFYKTDESRNRSGAGLGLTISKHIVEAHGGSIRVESQLQMGTVFKIYLQSPNLRRMTNL, encoded by the coding sequence ATGCTGAACTCCTTTTACCGCAAGCTATTATTTATTTATATTTCAATTACCGTTGTGTCCATTCTTGCCATTTCCGGAACCATTGGCTACACGATGAAACAGAAAACCTATGAACGCAGCGAGAAGCTTCTCCTAGAGAAGGTTGAGCAAGTGGGAGAACTGGCCAAAGATTTGTTCGATAACTCGACACAGCTGAAGGATTTCCGTAAGCAGATTAGCGCCATTGAAAAAACGTCGAACGTTCGCGTTGCCGTTATCAAGCATCCCAGAGCCAATCTGGATAAGATTCAAGCGGTGGGCGAGGCCCCAGCACGTAAGGAATGGGTGGATAAAGTGTTGTCGGGCAATCAAGTGACAGTGCGAAGCAATTTTGCTCAAAATAGTACGGTAAATATGCTCATTGTCGGGCGGCCTGTGATGCAGGAGAATCGCGTGATTGGCGGGATTTTCTTATATACGCCCATTATAAATATTCAAGATACGATCAATGGCATTAATCGAGCAATATTCCTATCAGCACTAACGGTTGCGTTACTTGCGATTGCTGTGCTGTACTTCGTTTCGAGACATTTTATGAAGCCGATTCAGCTCATGAGTAAAACCGCAGAGGCTCTGGCCTTGGGGGATTTCAGCGGAAGGGTACCCGTTAGAGGCAAGGACGAAATCGCCTCGTTGTCAGGATCTTTGAATCGCATGGCCGGTAAACTGCAGAAGGTAGAAGAGGGACGCAAACGATTCCTATCCGAAATTTCCCATGAGCTGCGGACGCCGTTGACGACCATTAGAGCTTCCCTGCAAGGGATAACGGATGGTGTTGTTGAGCCTGAGGATGCGAAGGAATTCATTCAAGTATCTCTTCAAGAGACCCTTCGACTGAGCCATTTGGTTGATGATTTGATGGAACTGTCGTCTTTTGAGGAGAAGCAGGTCAAATTAAATCTCCAGGATGTCGATGTCCCTGACTTAATAGGGCTGGTGGTTACCCAACTCAAGATGAAAGCCAAAGCAAAGCAAATCGAGCTGAGCTCGGAGGCAGAAGGGCCATACTTGGTTTATGCGGATGCTGACCGTTTGAGGCAGGTGTTTATCAATTTGCTGGACAATGCCATTAACCATATTCCTGAGGGGTCCTCGGCAGGTATTCGAGTAAAAGTAGTCAAGAACGAACGCTGGATCGAAGTGTGGGATAACGGACTAGGTATCGCGCCAGAGAAACTGCCGCATCTATTCGATCGTTTCTATAAAACGGACGAAAGCCGCAACCGTTCCGGCGCAGGCCTCGGCTTAACCATCAGTAAACACATCGTAGAAGCGCATGGCGGTTCGATTCGAGTGGAATCACAACTTCAAATGGGTACGGTATTTAAAATATATTTGCAGTCGCCTAATCTTCGCCGCATGACAAACTTATGA
- a CDS encoding response regulator transcription factor, whose protein sequence is MTTVLVVDDDLNICRITKLYLEKNGYKVVTANDGEQALTQFDELHPDFIVLDIMMPKRDGWEVCQKIRAKSDVPILMLTARGHVDERIEGLQMGADDYLVKPFDPNELVARVTTILRRTLLRTEAAAPAHLYEMGSLRVDSLSHDVTVEGQLVALPKKEYELLLFFVRNPNQVFTREDLIAKIWGWDFEGEDRVVDLYIKRLRQKLSALTQRKEDWSIRTVWGVGYKFEGPGAC, encoded by the coding sequence GTGACAACCGTATTGGTGGTAGATGATGATCTTAATATTTGCCGGATTACGAAGTTATACTTGGAAAAAAACGGCTATAAGGTGGTAACCGCAAATGACGGTGAGCAGGCTCTAACCCAGTTCGATGAGCTTCACCCAGACTTCATTGTACTCGATATTATGATGCCCAAACGCGATGGCTGGGAGGTCTGTCAGAAAATTCGTGCGAAGAGTGATGTGCCCATTCTCATGCTGACGGCTAGAGGTCACGTGGATGAGCGAATAGAAGGTTTGCAGATGGGCGCCGACGATTATCTAGTGAAGCCCTTTGACCCGAATGAACTGGTTGCTCGTGTGACCACAATTCTCCGCAGGACGCTGCTCCGCACAGAAGCTGCTGCGCCTGCTCATCTATATGAAATGGGCAGCTTGCGAGTGGATAGCTTGTCCCATGATGTGACTGTAGAAGGGCAGCTCGTTGCTTTGCCCAAGAAAGAGTATGAGCTGCTGCTGTTTTTCGTGCGAAATCCGAATCAGGTATTCACCCGGGAGGACCTGATCGCCAAGATATGGGGTTGGGATTTCGAGGGTGAAGACCGCGTCGTGGATTTATATATTAAACGTTTGAGACAAAAGCTTTCGGCTTTGACGCAGAGGAAAGAGGACTGGAGCATCCGTACCGTATGGGGCGTCGGGTATAAGTTTGAGGGGCCAGGAGCATGCTGA
- a CDS encoding glutamine--tRNA ligase/YqeY domain fusion protein, protein METKSTTINTPSNFIKNIVNEDLKSGKVSQVITRFPPEPNGYLHIGHAKSICLNFELADEFKGLTNLRFDDTNPVKEDTEYVESIKADVAWLGFQWDGLFFASDYFEEMYNRALVLIRKGLAYVDNQTADEIRETRGTLTQPGTNSPYRERSIEENLDLFERMRAGEFKDGERVLRAKIDMSSPNINLRDPIIYRVVHAHHHNTGDAWCIYPMYAFAHPLEDAIEGVTHSICTLEFEDQRPFYDWVVRECEMPNVPRQYEFARLNLTNTVMSKRKLKQLVDEKAVDGWDDPRMPTISGLRRRGFTAEAIRNFAREIGVARSYSVVDAKMLDHFIREDLKLKALRTMGVLNPLKVVITNYPEDQVEMLDMENNAENPEMGNRQIPFSREIYIEQDDFMENPPNKYFRLFPGNEVRLKNAYFIKCNDFIKDENGKVVELHCTYDVETKSGSGFTGRKVKGTIHWVDAKSAVPAEFRLYEPLILDNQEDEDASFLENLNPNSLQIIQGFVEDNMKQAQPHDKFQFFRHGYFNVDPKHTTSDKLVFNLIVSLKSSFEI, encoded by the coding sequence ATGGAAACGAAGAGTACAACGATAAACACTCCATCCAATTTCATTAAGAACATTGTAAACGAAGATCTGAAATCAGGCAAAGTCAGTCAGGTAATCACCCGATTTCCCCCGGAGCCGAACGGTTACCTTCATATAGGTCATGCGAAATCGATTTGTCTTAATTTTGAGCTTGCAGATGAATTCAAAGGGTTAACGAACCTTCGCTTCGACGATACGAATCCGGTGAAGGAAGATACGGAATATGTAGAATCCATTAAAGCCGATGTGGCATGGCTCGGTTTCCAGTGGGATGGCTTGTTCTTTGCTTCGGATTATTTCGAAGAAATGTACAACCGCGCACTGGTATTGATCCGCAAAGGGTTGGCGTATGTGGATAACCAAACAGCGGATGAAATCCGTGAAACCCGCGGGACGCTTACACAGCCGGGTACGAACAGTCCTTATCGCGAGCGCAGTATCGAAGAGAATCTCGACTTGTTTGAGCGTATGCGTGCAGGTGAATTCAAAGATGGAGAGCGTGTTCTTCGTGCTAAGATCGATATGTCTTCGCCGAATATCAACCTTCGCGATCCGATTATCTACCGTGTCGTGCATGCCCATCACCATAATACGGGAGATGCTTGGTGCATCTATCCGATGTACGCTTTCGCGCATCCGCTGGAAGATGCTATTGAAGGTGTTACGCATTCCATCTGTACGCTCGAGTTCGAAGATCAACGCCCGTTCTACGATTGGGTTGTTCGTGAGTGCGAAATGCCGAATGTGCCTAGACAGTATGAATTTGCACGTCTTAACCTGACGAATACGGTGATGAGTAAAAGAAAGCTGAAACAGCTTGTCGACGAGAAAGCCGTTGACGGTTGGGACGATCCGCGGATGCCTACCATCTCTGGTCTGCGACGCAGAGGATTTACGGCTGAAGCGATTCGCAATTTCGCTCGCGAAATCGGCGTAGCTCGCAGCTACAGCGTCGTAGATGCGAAGATGCTGGACCATTTTATCCGCGAGGACTTGAAATTGAAGGCGCTGCGTACGATGGGTGTTCTGAATCCGCTCAAAGTCGTGATTACGAACTATCCGGAGGATCAAGTGGAAATGCTGGATATGGAGAACAACGCAGAGAATCCGGAGATGGGCAATCGCCAAATTCCGTTCTCCCGCGAGATCTACATCGAGCAAGACGATTTCATGGAAAATCCGCCGAACAAATATTTCCGGTTATTTCCCGGCAACGAAGTGCGTTTGAAAAACGCCTACTTCATCAAGTGCAATGACTTCATCAAAGATGAGAATGGCAAAGTGGTTGAGCTGCACTGCACCTATGACGTGGAAACGAAAAGCGGTAGCGGCTTTACCGGCCGCAAAGTCAAAGGAACGATCCACTGGGTGGATGCGAAAAGTGCTGTACCTGCGGAGTTCCGCTTGTATGAGCCGCTGATTCTTGATAACCAAGAGGACGAAGATGCTTCATTCTTAGAGAACCTGAACCCGAACTCGTTGCAAATCATACAAGGTTTCGTGGAAGACAATATGAAGCAAGCACAGCCGCATGATAAGTTCCAATTTTTCCGCCACGGCTATTTCAACGTAGATCCGAAACATACTACAAGCGACAAGCTGGTGTTTAACCTAATTGTCTCGCTGAAAAGCTCGTTTGAAATATAA
- a CDS encoding aminopeptidase, whose protein sequence is METFEHYLDKYAELAIRVGLNVQKDQTVVIMTPISCADFVRKLTKKAYDAGAKDVVIDWDDDEVKALRIKHAPESTLREYPMWRANGLEEMAKEGAAFLQIYAPNSDLLKDVDPERVAIAGKTTATAREGFLKYLRSNQVNWLMVSFPTAEWSAKVFPDLSEPERIKKLWEQIFKLTRVDKEDPVAAWKQHIETLTEKQNLLNNKKYKQLHFRAPGTDLYIELAPKHQWVAAGSESERGIFFVPNIPTEEVFTMPARNGTNGTVRSTLPLSYQGSLIDGFSLKFENGRVVEATAEVGQEVLNKMLDMDEGARYLGEVALVPYDSPISQSGLIYYNTLFDENASCHVALGNSYPFTIEGGTAMSPEELVQNGYNKSLIHIDFMIGAASMEIDGILADGSREPLFRQGNWA, encoded by the coding sequence ATGGAGACATTCGAACATTATTTAGATAAATATGCAGAGCTTGCAATTCGTGTAGGATTAAACGTACAAAAGGACCAAACCGTCGTCATCATGACGCCGATCTCCTGCGCTGATTTTGTGCGCAAGCTAACGAAAAAGGCTTACGACGCTGGCGCCAAAGATGTCGTCATCGACTGGGACGACGATGAAGTGAAGGCGCTGCGCATCAAGCATGCCCCGGAATCTACGCTGCGCGAGTACCCGATGTGGCGAGCAAACGGCCTGGAAGAGATGGCGAAGGAAGGTGCCGCCTTCCTCCAAATCTACGCGCCTAACTCCGATTTACTCAAAGATGTAGACCCTGAGCGGGTCGCCATCGCTGGAAAAACTACGGCAACTGCGCGTGAAGGGTTCCTGAAATATTTGCGCAGCAATCAGGTGAACTGGCTGATGGTCTCCTTCCCGACAGCGGAATGGTCGGCTAAGGTATTCCCGGATTTGAGCGAACCCGAACGCATTAAGAAGCTGTGGGAGCAGATTTTCAAGCTAACTCGCGTGGATAAAGAAGATCCGGTTGCCGCATGGAAACAACATATTGAGACGCTGACCGAAAAACAGAACTTACTGAACAACAAAAAGTACAAGCAGCTTCATTTCAGAGCTCCTGGTACAGATTTATACATAGAGCTAGCCCCTAAGCATCAATGGGTTGCCGCAGGTAGCGAGTCGGAGCGAGGCATTTTCTTCGTGCCGAACATCCCAACGGAAGAAGTCTTTACGATGCCTGCACGAAATGGCACGAACGGAACCGTTCGCAGCACGTTGCCGCTGAGTTATCAAGGCTCCCTAATCGATGGCTTCAGCCTGAAATTCGAGAATGGCCGAGTTGTAGAAGCGACAGCTGAGGTGGGTCAAGAAGTGCTGAATAAGATGCTGGACATGGATGAAGGCGCTCGTTACTTGGGTGAAGTGGCACTCGTGCCTTACGACTCCCCCATTTCACAGTCAGGCCTCATTTACTACAACACCTTATTCGACGAAAATGCTTCCTGTCACGTAGCGCTCGGTAATTCATATCCGTTCACGATTGAAGGCGGAACGGCGATGAGCCCCGAAGAGTTAGTTCAGAATGGCTACAATAAAAGCTTAATCCACATTGACTTTATGATCGGCGCTGCTAGCATGGAGATCGATGGCATTCTTGCAGATGGAAGCCGCGAGCCTTTGTTCCGCCAAGGCAACTGGGCATAA